A window of Rhodococcus sp. SGAir0479 contains these coding sequences:
- a CDS encoding DUF7257 domain-containing protein produces the protein MTSPDKYVPAGAYVGDAAASNNIGNLQKLTWEGARESMVSGVIGSFAGVTTIGGNWKAITDTSQTATTTAQTRSSEANSTAASAQVVADANKATIEALKPPSPGEQIGGTTFSDDFERTVLGSGYTTHKFGQVADLTIVGGQVQLNQQGDKGTGNVVALSKMVLRSDDQAVSAVMGRANQAGTVSTSLFIRAAPDLATFVFADVLANEVRLGRGTRTTGLNYTRWGTAAVTVRTGDTVTLSAIGASYQVLLNGVPVLAYIDSVESSPVGVGNRSFGFDSQYYWSGLFGYFSFAVAALTASDLASPPVTGVGWALARISSTNAPQPAGSRVVAAGTFDTVRHSSAVTVSALGPGQVQVPVSGWYRMSLGLSYAKALTAEIAADLWWAPSSGATWRQLRTGPKTVQLRVESTEYVTLYYGYASSVEATFVVYLPAGAVVAPGYSSTVNNNLVGSNTYFDGALINRT, from the coding sequence GTGACCTCACCTGACAAATACGTCCCCGCCGGCGCGTACGTCGGCGACGCGGCGGCCTCGAACAACATCGGCAACCTCCAGAAACTGACCTGGGAGGGTGCCCGCGAGTCGATGGTCTCCGGCGTCATCGGCTCGTTCGCGGGCGTGACCACCATCGGCGGCAACTGGAAGGCGATCACCGACACATCCCAAACCGCCACCACAACAGCGCAAACCCGCTCCTCCGAGGCAAACTCCACCGCCGCCAGTGCGCAGGTGGTTGCCGATGCCAACAAAGCCACGATCGAGGCACTGAAGCCGCCGTCGCCTGGCGAACAAATCGGTGGTACAACGTTTTCTGATGACTTCGAGCGCACGGTGCTCGGTTCCGGCTACACCACCCACAAATTTGGTCAAGTCGCGGACCTGACCATTGTCGGCGGTCAGGTTCAGCTGAACCAGCAAGGTGACAAGGGAACCGGCAACGTCGTCGCACTGTCGAAGATGGTGCTGCGAAGCGACGATCAAGCAGTCTCCGCGGTAATGGGCCGCGCGAATCAGGCCGGCACAGTCAGTACCTCGCTCTTCATTCGTGCCGCGCCCGACCTGGCCACCTTCGTCTTCGCCGACGTACTTGCCAATGAAGTGCGGCTCGGACGAGGCACCCGCACAACCGGGCTGAACTACACCAGATGGGGCACCGCGGCAGTTACCGTCCGAACCGGCGATACCGTGACCCTGAGCGCGATCGGCGCGAGCTACCAGGTGCTGCTCAACGGGGTCCCTGTCTTGGCTTACATCGACAGCGTCGAGAGCTCACCCGTCGGGGTGGGGAACAGGTCTTTCGGATTCGACAGCCAGTACTATTGGTCGGGCTTGTTCGGGTATTTCTCCTTTGCCGTCGCCGCGTTGACGGCTAGTGACCTCGCGTCCCCTCCGGTCACCGGTGTCGGCTGGGCGCTGGCCCGCATCAGTTCCACGAATGCGCCCCAGCCAGCGGGCTCCCGTGTCGTCGCGGCAGGTACCTTCGACACCGTTCGGCACAGCTCGGCAGTGACGGTCTCTGCCCTGGGGCCCGGGCAAGTTCAGGTGCCGGTCTCAGGTTGGTACCGGATGAGCCTCGGCCTGTCCTACGCCAAGGCGCTGACCGCCGAGATCGCGGCCGACCTCTGGTGGGCCCCAAGTTCCGGCGCGACGTGGCGGCAGTTGCGCACCGGGCCCAAGACCGTTCAGCTTCGGGTCGAGAGCACCGAATACGTGACCCTCTACTACGGGTACGCCTCGAGCGTCGAGGCCACATTCGTCGTCTACCTGCCCGCGGGGGCAGTCGTCGCTCCTGGCTACAGCTCCACTGTCAATAACAATCTCGTCGGCTCCAACACCTATTTCGACGGGGCCCTGATCAACCGTACCTAG
- a CDS encoding LtfC-like domain-containing protein — translation MTSPIDPGYLGYQPKIEPLKLTTGAGFVQTIQPSGGAVFPAGTTVSIVLTAPGGASLGTWPATVTPTAASWTVPAATSDPIPTNSRYTMLVTYTTTPATTYAWYVGSVIRN, via the coding sequence ATGACATCTCCGATCGACCCCGGATACCTCGGCTACCAGCCAAAGATCGAACCACTCAAACTCACCACCGGCGCCGGCTTCGTGCAGACCATTCAGCCCTCCGGTGGGGCCGTATTCCCAGCCGGAACAACCGTTTCCATCGTGCTCACCGCGCCCGGCGGCGCATCGCTGGGTACCTGGCCCGCCACGGTCACCCCGACCGCGGCCAGCTGGACCGTTCCCGCGGCCACATCCGATCCGATCCCCACCAATTCGCGCTACACGATGTTGGTCACCTACACGACCACCCCAGCCACCACCTACGCCTGGTACGTCGGCTCCGTCATCCGCAACTGA
- a CDS encoding phage tail fiber protein, with protein MAIAVTSTKNALCVAYANTAPTVYVSVHTGDPGPTGLAEASGGSPAYARVATTWGAPANGQITGSQVTVNLPAGTYTHAGLWSAATGGTFIDKVAIAPTTLGAQGTLLITPTFAVS; from the coding sequence ATGGCTATTGCTGTTACGTCGACCAAGAACGCTCTGTGCGTGGCATACGCCAATACCGCGCCCACAGTGTACGTTTCGGTCCACACCGGCGACCCGGGCCCCACCGGCCTCGCGGAAGCCTCGGGTGGTTCGCCGGCCTATGCCCGCGTGGCCACCACGTGGGGCGCGCCGGCCAACGGCCAGATCACCGGCAGCCAGGTCACCGTGAACCTGCCCGCCGGCACCTACACCCACGCCGGTCTGTGGAGCGCCGCCACCGGCGGTACGTTCATCGACAAGGTTGCGATCGCCCCGACCACGCTGGGAGCGCAGGGCACTCTGCTGATCACCCCGACCTTTGCCGTGAGCTGA
- a CDS encoding ATP-dependent DNA ligase, translating to MSTRTIDGRRVAVSRLDKVLYPATGTTKGEVIDYYTAIAPAMLPHVVDRPATRKRWPNGVDEPAFFEKNLAASAPDWITTHAVHHKDRTVRYPVVDSTAALVWIGQQAALEVHVPQWQFVNGEPGPATRLVFDLDPGEGVGLPDCARVAFAVRDLVATLGWTAYPVTSGSKGIHVYVPLDRTLAPGGASTVARKVASSLEQLHPDLVTATMAKSVRAGKVFLDWSQNNPAKTTIAPYSLRGRTEPTVAAPRTWEELEDPDLRHLRFDEVLDRFRRDGDLLVDLDDRMDALSEYRRKRDPARTPEPIPRTAAEGGEGNSFVIQEHHARRLHYDFRLERDGVMVSWAVPRGLPTSSKENRLAVHTEDHPLEYASFSGSIPKGEYGGGTVSIWDAGTYEPVKWRDDEVIVRLFGERAQGQFALIRTKGDQWLMHRMKNEDTGGGTGDLPRGLQPMLATAGSVEGLDPDEWAFEGKWDGIRLLVEFDGSDLTLRGRAGNDVTDRYPALQSLVHTLAGHRVVLDGEVVSVDAAGHTDFTALQAGEAARFWAFDILHLDGVSLLRKKYDDRRRVLEALATAVDGLEVPPRLSGPVESVVEQGQHLEGIVAKRRDSVYLPGKRGTAWIKTKNWLTQEAVIGGWVRGRGAREGRLGALLLGVPAAGGLRYVGRVGTGFSERDLDRLAGLLSPLERKTSPFAGEVPDVRGRETVWVTPKLVGEVRFRDRTDAGRLRHPSWRGLREDKRADDVHDESR from the coding sequence ATGTCGACACGGACGATCGACGGCCGTCGGGTTGCGGTGAGCAGACTCGACAAGGTGCTCTACCCGGCCACGGGTACCACCAAGGGCGAGGTGATCGACTACTACACCGCGATCGCCCCGGCTATGCTGCCGCACGTCGTCGACCGGCCGGCCACTCGGAAACGGTGGCCCAACGGGGTCGACGAGCCGGCGTTCTTCGAGAAGAACCTGGCTGCGTCGGCGCCCGACTGGATCACCACGCACGCCGTGCACCACAAGGACCGCACGGTGCGCTACCCCGTCGTCGATTCCACCGCGGCTCTGGTGTGGATCGGGCAGCAGGCCGCGCTGGAAGTGCATGTGCCGCAATGGCAATTCGTGAACGGTGAGCCCGGACCCGCCACGCGGCTGGTGTTCGACCTGGACCCCGGGGAGGGGGTCGGGCTGCCCGACTGTGCGCGCGTCGCCTTCGCGGTGCGCGATCTCGTGGCCACCCTCGGCTGGACCGCCTACCCGGTCACCAGTGGCAGCAAGGGAATTCACGTCTACGTGCCGCTCGACCGCACCCTCGCCCCCGGTGGGGCGTCGACGGTTGCCCGCAAGGTGGCCTCGAGTCTGGAGCAACTTCACCCCGACCTGGTGACCGCGACCATGGCGAAATCGGTCCGCGCCGGAAAGGTGTTCCTGGACTGGAGTCAGAACAATCCCGCCAAGACCACGATCGCGCCGTACTCCCTGCGCGGGCGCACCGAACCCACGGTCGCGGCACCGCGCACGTGGGAGGAACTCGAGGATCCGGACCTACGGCACCTGCGCTTCGACGAGGTGCTCGACCGGTTCCGCCGCGACGGAGACCTTCTCGTCGATCTCGACGACCGGATGGACGCCCTCAGCGAATACCGCCGCAAGCGTGACCCTGCGCGCACACCCGAACCCATTCCGCGGACCGCGGCCGAAGGCGGCGAAGGCAACTCGTTCGTGATCCAGGAGCACCACGCCCGGCGCCTGCACTACGACTTCCGCCTCGAACGGGACGGTGTCATGGTCTCGTGGGCGGTGCCGCGCGGGCTCCCGACGTCGTCGAAGGAGAATCGGCTGGCGGTGCACACCGAGGACCACCCGCTCGAGTACGCGAGCTTCTCCGGGTCTATCCCCAAGGGCGAGTACGGCGGCGGCACGGTGAGCATCTGGGACGCCGGCACCTACGAGCCGGTGAAATGGCGCGACGACGAGGTGATCGTGCGCCTGTTCGGGGAGCGCGCGCAGGGGCAGTTCGCGCTCATCCGGACCAAGGGCGACCAGTGGCTGATGCACCGGATGAAGAACGAGGACACCGGCGGTGGCACCGGCGACCTGCCGCGGGGCCTGCAGCCGATGCTCGCGACCGCGGGCAGTGTCGAGGGCCTGGACCCGGACGAGTGGGCGTTCGAGGGGAAATGGGACGGTATCCGGCTTCTCGTCGAGTTCGACGGAAGCGACCTCACCTTGAGGGGTCGTGCCGGCAACGACGTCACCGACCGCTACCCGGCGCTGCAGTCGCTGGTGCACACCCTCGCCGGGCATCGCGTGGTTCTCGACGGCGAGGTCGTGAGCGTGGACGCCGCCGGCCACACCGACTTCACCGCGCTGCAGGCCGGGGAGGCGGCGCGATTCTGGGCCTTCGACATCCTCCATCTGGACGGGGTGTCGCTGCTGCGCAAGAAGTACGACGATCGACGGCGCGTGCTCGAGGCGCTGGCCACCGCGGTCGACGGCCTCGAGGTCCCACCCCGACTCAGCGGTCCGGTGGAGAGCGTCGTCGAGCAGGGACAGCACCTCGAGGGCATCGTCGCCAAGCGGCGCGACTCCGTCTACCTCCCCGGTAAACGCGGGACCGCCTGGATCAAGACCAAGAACTGGCTGACGCAGGAGGCCGTCATCGGGGGCTGGGTCCGCGGCCGAGGCGCCCGCGAGGGGCGCCTCGGTGCGTTGCTGCTGGGAGTGCCGGCCGCGGGCGGCCTCCGCTACGTCGGGCGGGTCGGCACGGGCTTCAGCGAACGAGACCTCGACCGCCTGGCGGGACTGCTCTCGCCCCTCGAGCGCAAGACCAGCCCGTTCGCGGGGGAGGTCCCGGACGTGCGCGGACGCGAGACGGTCTGGGTGACACCGAAGCTGGTCGGCGAGGTGCGGTTCCGTGACCGCACCGACGCCGGCCGGCTACGGCACCCGAGCTGGCGGGGTCTGCGTGAGGACAAGCGCGCGGACGACGTTCACGACGAGTCCCGCTGA
- a CDS encoding MerR family transcriptional regulator has product MTSTTSKPLSRPPSSHGVYGISVTAELSGVGPQTLRLYERRGLIDPGRTDGGTRRYSPDDVERVRRIGELVDLGVNLIGVREILALEDERRELLEQRKHLTELRGRPGGGADHDSSQRDSS; this is encoded by the coding sequence GTGACTTCAACTACCTCGAAACCTCTGTCCCGACCGCCGTCCTCGCACGGCGTGTACGGAATCTCCGTCACCGCCGAGCTGTCCGGCGTCGGGCCTCAGACCCTGCGCCTGTACGAACGGCGCGGGCTGATCGATCCCGGCCGCACCGACGGCGGCACCCGGCGTTACAGCCCGGACGACGTCGAACGTGTCAGGCGCATCGGGGAATTGGTCGATCTCGGCGTCAACCTCATCGGCGTGCGAGAAATCCTCGCACTCGAGGACGAACGCCGGGAACTGCTCGAGCAGCGCAAGCACCTGACCGAACTCCGCGGACGCCCCGGTGGCGGGGCCGACCACGATTCCTCTCAGCGGGACTCGTCGTGA
- a CDS encoding quinone oxidoreductase family protein, producing the protein MLAAYHTRQGGPDVLCVGEVPDPVPGPTDVLIRVKAAALDRVDVYWREGSHGMRVTPPHIGGRDVAGTVVAVGEAAQRTYPDLVPGADVVAIGRRGTHAELAVVPAVWTLPLPPGCSYEEAAAVPTAGRSAYDALVNRAAIRPGEDVLIFAGGSGVGSFGIQIAREAGCRVITTVGRSEKRSRALDLGAVAVIDHYREDIVTRIRDLTAGAGVHVVLDHVGAPVFADAIRSLRPFGRYVTTGVTAGHLAELHLGRVFEHGLSVLGVGRPDEQRVRQVLTELFRLVAQGSVGPVVHEVFPLDRIAEAHRLMESSDFFGKIVLSV; encoded by the coding sequence ATGCTCGCCGCGTACCACACCCGCCAGGGTGGCCCGGACGTCCTGTGCGTGGGCGAGGTGCCCGATCCGGTCCCGGGGCCGACCGACGTCCTGATCCGCGTGAAGGCGGCGGCGCTCGACCGGGTCGACGTGTACTGGCGGGAGGGCTCACACGGGATGCGCGTCACCCCGCCGCACATCGGGGGCCGGGACGTGGCCGGCACGGTCGTGGCGGTGGGGGAGGCGGCGCAGCGCACGTACCCGGATCTCGTGCCGGGCGCCGACGTGGTGGCGATCGGCCGCCGGGGCACCCACGCCGAACTGGCGGTGGTCCCGGCCGTGTGGACGTTGCCGCTGCCCCCGGGGTGCTCGTACGAGGAGGCCGCCGCCGTCCCCACCGCCGGACGCAGCGCCTACGACGCGCTGGTCAATCGGGCGGCGATACGCCCCGGCGAGGACGTGTTGATCTTCGCCGGCGGAAGCGGGGTGGGCAGCTTCGGCATCCAGATCGCCCGCGAGGCCGGCTGTCGCGTCATCACGACGGTGGGCCGGTCCGAGAAGCGCTCGCGGGCACTGGACCTCGGTGCGGTGGCCGTGATCGACCACTACCGCGAGGACATCGTCACCCGGATCCGAGACCTCACGGCCGGTGCCGGCGTACACGTGGTGCTCGACCACGTCGGCGCCCCGGTGTTCGCAGACGCCATCCGTTCGCTGCGGCCCTTCGGGCGGTACGTGACCACCGGTGTGACCGCGGGTCACCTTGCCGAACTCCATCTCGGCCGGGTGTTCGAGCACGGCTTGTCGGTTCTCGGCGTGGGTCGGCCGGACGAGCAGCGGGTTCGCCAGGTGCTGACCGAGCTGTTTCGACTGGTGGCGCAGGGTTCCGTCGGTCCCGTTGTCCACGAAGTGTTTCCGCTCGACCGGATCGCGGAGGCGCACCGGCTCATGGAGTCGTCCGACTTCTTCGGGAAGATCGTTCTGTCCGTCTGA
- a CDS encoding FAS1-like dehydratase domain-containing protein, producing the protein MYEFVVHGAHLMQFARAIGDTASAFEDVDLIDRTGTGALVAPPTFLMAADHFDPEYARRPRPGVPWLGAQPRGREQPSGFHLEQHFTFHRPIRAGDRLVADSRPGASWEKSGRRAGTMTFTEILTDYRDSDGATVATARWVSAMVERKPTLPSLPTAPVAATLHRGGESTSGADGFAVGSVWATRLVEDLSRAQLVMYAGASGDFHPLHSDDVYARDRGYPGVFAHGMLTMGMTGRAITDRVGHANVLSFGGRILSQVWPGDTLTARTEVTGLREDDERAAVADLAVVTVNQSGARVFSGVAVVGIEGLRDS; encoded by the coding sequence ATGTACGAGTTCGTCGTTCACGGTGCCCACCTCATGCAGTTCGCGCGGGCGATCGGGGACACCGCGTCTGCGTTCGAGGACGTCGATCTGATCGACCGCACGGGAACGGGCGCGCTCGTCGCGCCACCCACGTTCCTCATGGCCGCGGATCACTTCGATCCGGAGTACGCCCGCCGCCCGCGGCCGGGTGTGCCGTGGCTGGGGGCGCAGCCGCGTGGGCGCGAGCAGCCGTCCGGGTTCCATCTCGAGCAACACTTCACATTCCACCGCCCGATCCGCGCGGGGGACCGACTGGTCGCCGACTCGCGTCCGGGAGCCTCGTGGGAGAAGAGTGGCCGTCGTGCCGGCACGATGACGTTCACCGAGATCCTCACCGACTACCGGGACTCGGACGGCGCCACGGTCGCCACCGCGCGCTGGGTGTCGGCGATGGTCGAGCGCAAGCCCACACTCCCGTCGCTGCCGACCGCTCCGGTCGCGGCGACGCTGCACCGGGGAGGCGAATCGACCTCTGGTGCAGACGGGTTCGCGGTGGGCAGCGTGTGGGCCACCCGGCTGGTCGAGGACCTCTCGCGGGCACAGCTCGTCATGTATGCCGGCGCCTCGGGCGACTTCCATCCCCTGCACAGTGACGACGTCTATGCGCGGGACCGGGGGTATCCCGGCGTCTTCGCGCACGGCATGCTCACCATGGGCATGACGGGACGGGCGATCACCGACCGCGTCGGCCATGCGAACGTGCTGTCGTTCGGTGGCCGCATCCTCTCGCAGGTGTGGCCCGGCGACACCCTCACCGCGCGCACCGAAGTCACCGGTCTGCGCGAAGACGACGAACGCGCAGCAGTTGCCGATCTCGCCGTCGTCACCGTGAACCAGAGCGGCGCGCGGGTGTTCAGCGGGGTGGCCGTGGTGGGGATCGAGGGCCTGCGCGACTCTTGA
- a CDS encoding type I restriction endonuclease: MEFADAINTLAGKVRDRKSEILTEEATKNALIMPFISSVLGYDVFDPSEVVPEFVADVGVKKGEKIDYAIKKDGEVQILIECKKVGEALSLQHASQLFRYFAVTSARIAILTNGQVYQVYTDGDAPNRMDEKPFLVFDLLDVDRALVAEVQKLSKESFDLESVISAAEELKYIGLVKRALANEIKEPTDDWIRYFVARVYDGKATQRVVDQFRGLVAKAASQYITDQVNDRLKSALGEESGGVQPATTHVEVVDVITHDEAVALDGPDPDIVTTDEELEGFNIVRAIAVAVVAPNRVVYRDSKSYCAILLDDNNRKPIIRLHLNGKSVKFVTTFEAGNKVGTRHDIETVVDIYKFAEVIRSTVRQYDRTADGILAGASEE, encoded by the coding sequence ATGGAATTCGCCGACGCGATCAACACACTCGCCGGCAAGGTTCGTGACCGGAAGAGTGAGATCCTCACCGAGGAGGCGACGAAGAACGCGCTCATCATGCCGTTCATCTCGTCAGTGCTCGGGTATGACGTCTTCGACCCCTCGGAAGTCGTTCCGGAATTCGTCGCCGACGTGGGCGTCAAAAAAGGGGAGAAGATAGACTATGCCATCAAGAAAGATGGCGAAGTCCAAATCTTGATCGAGTGCAAGAAGGTCGGCGAGGCGCTCAGCCTTCAGCACGCTTCTCAGCTCTTCCGCTACTTCGCAGTGACCTCCGCCCGTATCGCGATTCTGACGAACGGGCAGGTGTATCAGGTCTATACGGACGGTGATGCTCCGAACCGCATGGACGAGAAGCCGTTCCTGGTGTTCGATCTCCTCGACGTCGACCGCGCTCTCGTAGCGGAGGTCCAGAAGTTGTCGAAGGAGTCCTTCGATCTCGAATCAGTCATCAGCGCGGCCGAGGAGCTCAAGTACATCGGCCTGGTCAAACGAGCGCTTGCCAATGAAATCAAGGAACCGACGGACGACTGGATCCGGTACTTCGTCGCGAGGGTGTACGACGGCAAGGCAACCCAGCGTGTCGTCGACCAGTTCCGCGGACTCGTGGCGAAAGCGGCGAGCCAGTACATCACGGACCAGGTGAATGACCGCCTCAAGAGTGCACTGGGCGAAGAATCCGGAGGCGTGCAACCCGCGACCACGCACGTTGAAGTCGTCGATGTCATCACTCACGACGAAGCCGTGGCGCTGGATGGTCCTGACCCGGATATCGTCACGACCGACGAGGAGCTGGAAGGCTTCAATATCGTTCGGGCGATCGCCGTAGCGGTCGTGGCGCCCAATCGGGTCGTGTATCGCGACTCGAAGTCGTACTGCGCGATTCTCTTGGACGACAACAACCGTAAGCCGATCATTCGGCTGCATCTGAACGGCAAATCAGTGAAGTTCGTGACGACCTTCGAAGCTGGGAACAAGGTCGGGACCCGGCATGACATCGAGACGGTCGTGGACATCTACAAATTCGCCGAGGTGATCAGATCCACGGTTCGTCAGTACGACCGAACCGCCGACGGAATCCTTGCCGGAGCTTCGGAGGAGTGA
- a CDS encoding M23 family metallopeptidase: protein MGRHRRMSSDAVLIELDPTAPRGRHRGETSGPGAGVKAATVAAATGAILTAGAQLGAGSAAAEPVGAPAQLQLPEGLLPAGIQLPELPPLPDLSQIQLPVLPPAATPQQMIDAVEAVQIPAGLPQVEDAVRAIGDAARAALGSTGVAPRAVKPVSGTLTSDFGPRWGERHNGLDIAAPIGTPVHAAADGVVVDAGPASGFGLWVRVKHDDGTTTVYGHINDYQVGVGQRVVAGQQIATVGNRGQSTGPHLHFEVWSANGTKIDPSTWLEERGVAVTWRGASTTM from the coding sequence GTGGGACGCCATCGCCGGATGTCATCCGACGCTGTTCTCATCGAGCTCGACCCGACCGCCCCGCGGGGTCGGCACCGCGGTGAGACCTCAGGCCCCGGGGCCGGGGTCAAGGCCGCGACGGTGGCCGCGGCCACGGGTGCAATCCTCACCGCCGGCGCGCAGCTCGGAGCCGGATCCGCAGCCGCGGAGCCGGTCGGGGCCCCGGCTCAGCTCCAGCTCCCCGAGGGGCTCCTGCCCGCCGGGATCCAGCTTCCGGAATTGCCGCCGCTGCCCGACCTCTCGCAGATCCAGCTCCCCGTGCTTCCCCCGGCGGCGACGCCGCAGCAGATGATCGACGCCGTCGAGGCCGTGCAGATCCCGGCCGGCCTCCCGCAGGTCGAGGACGCCGTCCGCGCGATCGGCGATGCCGCAAGGGCCGCGCTCGGCTCCACCGGCGTCGCGCCGCGTGCCGTCAAGCCCGTCTCCGGAACTCTGACGTCCGACTTCGGTCCGCGATGGGGTGAGCGCCACAACGGCCTCGACATCGCCGCCCCGATCGGCACGCCCGTCCACGCTGCAGCCGACGGCGTCGTCGTCGACGCCGGTCCGGCCTCCGGCTTCGGTCTCTGGGTCCGCGTCAAGCACGACGACGGCACCACCACGGTCTACGGGCACATCAACGACTACCAGGTCGGTGTCGGCCAGCGCGTCGTCGCGGGCCAGCAGATCGCCACCGTCGGTAACCGTGGCCAGTCCACCGGCCCGCACCTGCACTTCGAGGTGTGGAGCGCGAACGGCACCAAGATCGACCCGTCGACGTGGCTCGAGGAGCGCGGCGTCGCCGTCACGTGGCGCGGAGCCTCGACCACCATGTGA